In a genomic window of Mycolicibacterium neoaurum VKM Ac-1815D:
- a CDS encoding class I SAM-dependent methyltransferase: MTTIQRRAFNDAITKFWSFAAPAYDTACLQRFVYKPAQDEVIDQLRQRGATQIADIACGTGILADRIQRELRPDEVYGLDMSDGMLAQARKRSDRIRWKTAPAEQLPFEDGFLDAVVTTSAFHFFDQPAALREFHRVLRAGGMVAVTTMSPRQSFPPLHALSAGLGAPAHAPTPEAMRTLFTDAGFEIADQHRVRRPTWTPISDLITVGVKPS, translated from the coding sequence ATGACCACCATCCAGCGCCGCGCCTTCAACGATGCGATCACCAAGTTCTGGAGCTTCGCCGCGCCGGCTTACGACACGGCCTGTCTGCAGCGGTTCGTCTACAAGCCCGCCCAGGACGAGGTCATCGACCAGCTGCGGCAACGTGGCGCGACCCAGATCGCCGATATCGCGTGCGGCACCGGCATCCTGGCCGACCGCATCCAGCGCGAACTGCGCCCCGACGAGGTCTACGGACTGGACATGTCCGACGGCATGCTGGCCCAGGCCCGCAAACGCTCCGACCGCATCCGCTGGAAGACCGCACCCGCCGAGCAACTGCCCTTCGAGGACGGATTCCTCGACGCCGTCGTCACCACCTCGGCCTTCCACTTCTTCGACCAGCCCGCCGCCCTGCGGGAATTCCATCGAGTGCTACGCGCCGGCGGCATGGTGGCCGTCACCACCATGAGCCCGCGGCAGTCCTTCCCGCCGCTGCACGCGCTGTCGGCCGGTCTCGGCGCGCCCGCGCACGCGCCGACCCCGGAGGCGATGCGCACCCTGTTCACCGACGCCGGATTCGAGATCGCCGATCAGCACCGCGTACGGCGGCCGACGTGGACGCCGATCTCGGATCTGATCACCGTGGGCGTGAAGCCTTCGTGA
- a CDS encoding exodeoxyribonuclease III, translated as MRIATWNVNSIRTRVDRVTDWLARADVDVLAMQETKCKDSQFPTMPFAALGYEIAHVGLSQWNGVAIASRVGLEDVQIGFDGAPSWQDVAEARAIGATCGGVRVWSLYVPNGRTLADPHYPYKLEWLAALRDAATSWTGPVALVGDWNIAPTDEDVWDPAVFEDSTHVSAPERAAFQAILDAGYSDVVRPFTPGPGVYTYWDYTQLRFPKRQGMRIDFILGSPDFAQRVTHAEIVREERKGKAPSDHAPVLVELT; from the coding sequence ATGCGCATCGCCACCTGGAACGTCAACTCGATCCGCACGCGGGTGGACCGGGTCACCGATTGGCTGGCGCGTGCCGATGTCGACGTGCTCGCCATGCAGGAGACCAAGTGCAAGGACTCCCAGTTCCCGACGATGCCGTTCGCCGCGCTGGGATACGAGATCGCGCATGTGGGGCTCAGCCAGTGGAACGGGGTGGCGATCGCCTCCCGGGTCGGCCTGGAGGACGTGCAGATCGGGTTCGACGGTGCGCCGTCCTGGCAGGACGTCGCCGAGGCACGCGCCATCGGGGCCACCTGCGGCGGGGTGCGGGTGTGGAGTCTGTATGTGCCCAATGGCCGCACCCTGGCCGACCCGCACTATCCGTACAAGTTGGAATGGCTTGCCGCCCTTCGTGATGCGGCGACGTCCTGGACCGGCCCGGTGGCGCTGGTCGGAGACTGGAATATCGCACCCACTGACGAGGACGTCTGGGATCCGGCGGTGTTCGAAGACTCCACACACGTGTCCGCACCCGAACGAGCGGCGTTCCAGGCCATCCTGGACGCCGGCTACTCCGACGTGGTGCGGCCCTTCACCCCCGGCCCCGGCGTATATACGTATTGGGATTACACGCAGCTGCGCTTCCCGAAGCGTCAGGGCATGCGGATCGACTTCATCCTCGGCTCACCCGACTTCGCGCAGCGGGTGACACACGCCGAGATCGTTCGCGAGGAACGAAAGGGCAAGGCACCCAGTGATCATGCGCCCGTACTGGTGGAGTTGACGTGA
- a CDS encoding ATP-binding protein — protein sequence MSEQFHLSRLQVINWGVFDGYHSIPINAGGSLIAGSSGSGKSSLLDAISLGFLPFNRRNFNASGDNTAAGSSAGRRTVDKYVRGAWGQRSDGGTSQVMYLRGDGTTWSAVAVTYTSNTGRTITGLVLKWLTGESRSDSSSRFVLGDGDLDIEGVCNRWAAGRFDSKVFTDSRGERSDGASHGWRFSTKVESQYLAQLYAAIGIRASEAAQQLLGKAKSLKSVGGLEQFVRDFMLDEPDSLSRLPEALKQIDPLVEARELLAVAQRKRKVLGDIEAIQLRYASESSDLGIIDLVDMPMVRAHTDHQRLQQCPAQIESLDGTIDQLENEYGDITRQLNLAKAEGDALNAQISGASASIGPLQSQVAAAEAQAEEVTRRYAAYAEMVRAHGAEVPETADEFWNLREELSKQAAGLAVQLDRGRESSTDAEYAQKAARMARDHAAKELKRVEHVGSALPEFAVAMREHICTTLGIDPSALPYVAELMDLRPEENRWRAAVEKVLRSVGLRLLVPDQHYAKVLRFVNENNMRGRLALHQVRVNAPDRRPEPNTLAGKLFVVNPSHPCAAEALDVLAAAGDHICVDSPDLFARFRRAVTDTGLYKDSDRLAIKDDRRPLKPSEYIYQGDITAKLDALTAELAEAEEVFAAARTAADEIAAGRQHWRDQAAACKAICEQFPQWSHIDTETADGHADRLREQYELLLADNPDVEALSTRAEECWNDIQVLMTRRGAIQTRRDDLDSRRTRLLDLQDRLDPAAVSEQATELLNRYAAQIPVSLELLNPEPYREALFNAIRRERDRLTESRRRSHDELARIIATYDSSFPDAIPNDSDDLDERVHDYVAVCRHIDERELPDAYERMMRLITEQAPDAILTLHRIAEQEARRIAEQIERVNTGLGAVEFNRGTRLTLRATPRSLTAVTELTEIVKAISRRIAEVGLGDKKAILEQYADILRLRNRLAGNTPEDRVWTRDALDVRNRFTFDCAEWDVRTEELIRTHSNAGDNSGGEQEKLMAFCLAGALSFNLANPDSGDNKPVFAQLMLDEAFSKSDPQFAQQALQAFRKFGFQLVIVATVQNATTIQPYIDGVVMVSKTEASGRNARPVAHVTTKTISDFTALKRELKVPEPV from the coding sequence ATGAGCGAGCAGTTCCATCTGTCCCGCCTGCAGGTCATCAACTGGGGTGTCTTCGACGGCTACCACTCCATCCCGATCAACGCCGGCGGCTCGTTGATCGCCGGATCGTCGGGCAGCGGTAAATCCTCTCTGCTGGATGCGATCTCACTGGGCTTCCTGCCGTTCAACCGGCGTAACTTCAACGCCTCGGGCGATAACACCGCCGCGGGCTCCAGCGCCGGGCGACGCACCGTGGACAAGTACGTCCGCGGCGCGTGGGGTCAGCGCAGCGACGGTGGCACCAGCCAGGTGATGTATCTGCGCGGTGACGGCACCACCTGGTCGGCGGTCGCGGTCACCTACACCTCCAACACCGGGCGCACCATCACGGGTCTGGTGCTCAAATGGTTGACCGGAGAGTCCCGTTCGGATTCGTCGAGCCGGTTCGTGCTCGGTGACGGCGATCTGGACATCGAGGGTGTCTGCAATCGGTGGGCGGCGGGACGTTTCGACAGCAAGGTCTTCACCGACTCCCGGGGCGAGCGAAGCGACGGGGCGTCACACGGTTGGCGGTTCTCCACCAAGGTCGAATCGCAGTACCTGGCCCAGCTCTACGCCGCCATCGGCATCCGCGCCTCCGAGGCGGCCCAGCAGCTGCTTGGCAAGGCCAAGTCACTCAAGAGCGTCGGCGGCCTGGAACAGTTCGTCCGCGATTTCATGCTCGACGAACCGGACAGCCTGAGCCGACTTCCCGAGGCACTCAAGCAGATCGACCCGCTGGTCGAGGCACGCGAGCTGCTGGCGGTTGCCCAGCGCAAGCGCAAGGTGCTCGGCGATATCGAGGCGATCCAGCTGCGTTACGCCTCCGAATCCTCGGACCTGGGCATCATCGATCTGGTCGATATGCCGATGGTCCGCGCGCATACCGATCACCAGCGCCTGCAGCAGTGCCCGGCCCAGATCGAATCGCTGGACGGCACCATCGACCAGCTGGAGAACGAGTACGGCGACATCACCCGCCAGCTCAATCTCGCCAAGGCCGAGGGCGACGCCCTCAACGCGCAGATCAGCGGGGCCAGCGCCAGCATCGGTCCGCTGCAGTCCCAGGTCGCGGCCGCCGAGGCACAGGCCGAGGAGGTCACCCGCCGGTACGCCGCCTACGCGGAGATGGTCCGCGCGCACGGTGCCGAGGTGCCCGAGACCGCCGACGAATTCTGGAATCTGCGTGAGGAGCTGTCCAAGCAGGCCGCCGGTCTGGCCGTCCAGCTCGACCGCGGCCGGGAGTCCTCCACCGACGCCGAATACGCCCAGAAGGCCGCCCGGATGGCCCGCGATCACGCGGCCAAGGAACTCAAACGCGTCGAGCATGTCGGGTCGGCGCTTCCCGAGTTCGCCGTCGCCATGCGCGAACACATCTGCACCACACTGGGTATCGACCCGTCGGCGCTGCCCTATGTCGCCGAACTGATGGACCTTCGGCCCGAGGAGAACCGCTGGCGCGCCGCGGTCGAGAAGGTGCTGCGCTCGGTCGGACTGCGCCTGCTGGTTCCCGATCAGCACTATGCCAAGGTGTTGCGCTTCGTCAACGAGAACAACATGCGGGGCAGGCTGGCGCTGCATCAGGTTCGGGTCAATGCCCCCGATCGGCGTCCCGAGCCGAACACGTTGGCGGGCAAGCTGTTCGTGGTGAACCCGAGCCACCCGTGTGCCGCCGAGGCCCTGGATGTGTTGGCCGCCGCCGGTGATCACATCTGCGTGGACAGCCCGGATCTGTTCGCCAGGTTCCGCCGCGCGGTCACCGACACCGGTCTGTACAAGGACTCCGACCGGTTGGCCATCAAGGACGACCGGCGCCCGCTGAAACCCTCGGAGTACATCTACCAGGGTGATATCACCGCCAAGCTGGATGCGCTGACCGCAGAACTGGCCGAGGCCGAGGAGGTGTTCGCGGCGGCCCGCACGGCGGCCGACGAGATCGCCGCGGGCCGGCAACACTGGCGCGATCAGGCCGCCGCCTGCAAGGCCATCTGTGAACAGTTCCCGCAGTGGAGCCATATCGACACCGAGACCGCCGACGGGCACGCCGACCGGTTGCGTGAACAGTACGAGTTGCTGCTCGCCGACAATCCCGATGTCGAGGCGCTGAGCACGCGGGCCGAGGAGTGCTGGAACGATATTCAGGTTCTGATGACCCGGCGCGGCGCCATCCAGACCCGCCGCGACGATCTCGATTCGCGTCGTACCCGGCTGCTCGACCTGCAAGACCGCCTCGATCCGGCGGCAGTGTCCGAGCAGGCCACCGAGCTGCTCAACCGCTATGCGGCGCAGATCCCGGTGAGCCTGGAGCTGCTCAACCCCGAGCCCTACCGCGAGGCCCTGTTCAACGCGATCCGGCGTGAGCGGGATCGACTCACCGAGAGCCGCAGACGTTCTCACGATGAACTGGCCCGCATCATCGCCACCTACGACTCGTCGTTCCCCGATGCGATACCCAACGATTCCGATGATCTCGACGAGCGGGTGCACGACTATGTCGCGGTGTGCCGCCACATCGACGAGCGCGAACTCCCCGATGCCTACGAGCGGATGATGCGGCTGATCACCGAGCAGGCCCCCGATGCGATCCTGACGTTGCACCGGATCGCCGAGCAGGAGGCCCGCCGCATCGCCGAGCAGATCGAGCGGGTGAACACCGGTCTTGGCGCGGTGGAGTTCAACCGCGGTACCCGGCTGACACTGCGGGCCACGCCCCGCAGTCTGACCGCGGTGACCGAGCTGACCGAGATCGTCAAGGCCATCTCGCGGCGCATCGCCGAGGTCGGCCTCGGTGACAAGAAGGCGATTCTCGAGCAGTACGCCGACATCCTGCGGCTGCGGAACCGGTTGGCGGGCAACACCCCCGAGGACCGGGTGTGGACCCGCGATGCGCTCGACGTGCGTAACCGATTCACCTTCGACTGCGCCGAGTGGGATGTACGCACCGAGGAGTTGATCCGCACGCACAGCAACGCGGGCGACAACTCCGGTGGTGAGCAGGAGAAGTTGATGGCGTTCTGCCTCGCCGGAGCGCTGAGCTTCAACCTCGCCAATCCCGACAGCGGTGACAACAAGCCGGTGTTCGCCCAGTTGATGCTCGACGAGGCGTTCTCCAAATCCGATCCCCAGTTCGCCCAGCAGGCGCTGCAGGCGTTCCGCAAGTTCGGTTTCCAGCTCGTCATCGTGGCCACCGTGCAGAACGCCACCACCATCCAGCCCTATATCGACGGTGTGGTGATGGTGTCCAAGACCGAGGCCAGCGGCCGCAATGCCCGGCCGGTCGCGCATGTCACCACCAAGACAATTTCCGATTTCACCGCGCTCAAGCGCGAACTCAAGGTCCCGGAGCCCGTCTGA
- a CDS encoding DUF4194 domain-containing protein, with the protein MTDATTSTPEVDFASLPDVDRSGRSTGTRRPRFDGDVSVLPDRACWALQHLLTRRYVSGEADPDIYSWILEYRNDLAVRLSELDLQLQISAQVDIAYIEQARYEPTRGAKLLRREPLGTYDSILALHLAQMMRAGGDVSFLITRDEVHGLFAGVLNDTDRDTVTFTARIDAAIARLAGLDILRRTRDDEDSYTVSPVITAIMTASVITELQQQFEQLSKGGAE; encoded by the coding sequence ATGACCGACGCCACGACCTCCACACCGGAAGTCGATTTCGCCTCGCTGCCCGATGTCGACCGCTCCGGGCGCAGCACCGGCACACGCAGACCACGGTTCGACGGTGATGTCAGCGTGCTGCCCGACCGCGCCTGCTGGGCGCTGCAGCATCTGCTGACCCGGCGCTACGTCAGCGGCGAGGCCGATCCGGACATCTACAGCTGGATCCTGGAGTACCGCAACGATCTGGCCGTCCGGCTCTCCGAACTGGACCTACAACTGCAGATCTCGGCGCAGGTCGACATCGCCTACATCGAACAGGCCCGCTACGAACCGACACGGGGCGCAAAGCTTCTGCGTCGGGAACCGCTGGGCACCTACGACTCCATCCTGGCGCTGCATCTGGCGCAGATGATGCGCGCCGGGGGTGACGTCAGCTTCCTGATCACCCGCGACGAGGTGCACGGCCTGTTCGCCGGGGTGCTCAACGACACCGACCGCGACACCGTCACGTTCACCGCGCGTATCGACGCCGCGATCGCCCGGCTGGCCGGACTGGACATCCTGCGCCGCACCCGCGATGACGAGGATTCCTACACCGTCAGCCCCGTCATCACCGCGATCATGACCGCGTCGGTGATCACCGAACTGCAGCAGCAGTTCGAGCAGTTGTCGAAAGGTGGTGCCGAATGA
- a CDS encoding DUF3375 domain-containing protein — protein sequence MRELLDANREVQASRALRLLATSNLAVYATLMERHLFDGLVGETDLVVRLERDLETLHEAGEQSGLALIKSWASQGWLHRVASQHAGVERNVCYLTQDARRALDFVRGVRRNDTIATGGSIHGIAARLKQVATRAGDDPDRIRAGIEAEIAALHAELDELAAGTRPEPDTVAMYDEARAIAMQMERLITDIGLYGNMIEQATAALDDPIDTNLEYRDRQRQMYADYQAAWDSAGRDSHRAFLHMINDPQQRAEFEADIATVASQLPELDPALRKVMANFFELVGHQIDEVERIQQRCAQRVKRFTAFGTLEQSRGVARQLNEAIGAARTLLKESLTDSRLDIEVPLARHAISSVGALSFRINDLSSPKPAEIAQGEVDLSTFSSLTTQVDAPALTEMLNSALPVSLPDACAMLDAPYLGHVIVLWSWALKQPAPAVTESVTVRFHSLDGHDREMEVPHLMFTEPVTEVAS from the coding sequence ATGCGTGAGTTACTCGATGCCAATCGCGAGGTGCAGGCGTCCCGCGCGCTGCGCCTGCTGGCCACGTCGAATCTCGCGGTCTACGCCACGCTGATGGAACGCCACCTCTTCGACGGACTGGTCGGCGAAACCGACCTCGTCGTCCGCCTCGAGCGCGATCTGGAGACCCTGCACGAGGCAGGAGAACAGTCCGGCCTCGCCCTGATCAAATCGTGGGCCAGCCAGGGCTGGCTGCACCGGGTCGCCAGCCAACACGCGGGTGTCGAGCGCAACGTCTGCTATCTGACCCAGGACGCCCGCCGGGCGCTGGACTTCGTGCGCGGCGTGCGTCGCAACGACACCATCGCCACCGGCGGGTCCATCCACGGAATCGCCGCCCGGCTCAAGCAGGTCGCCACCCGCGCCGGGGATGATCCCGATCGGATCCGGGCCGGTATCGAGGCCGAGATCGCCGCCTTGCACGCCGAACTCGACGAACTCGCCGCGGGAACCCGCCCGGAGCCCGATACCGTCGCCATGTACGACGAGGCCCGCGCCATCGCCATGCAGATGGAACGGTTGATCACCGATATCGGCCTGTACGGCAACATGATCGAGCAGGCCACCGCCGCACTCGACGACCCGATCGACACCAACCTGGAATACCGCGACCGGCAGCGCCAGATGTACGCCGACTATCAGGCCGCCTGGGACTCAGCGGGCCGCGACTCCCATCGCGCGTTCCTGCACATGATCAACGATCCGCAGCAGCGCGCCGAGTTCGAGGCCGATATCGCCACCGTCGCTTCGCAACTGCCCGAGCTCGACCCGGCCCTGCGCAAGGTGATGGCCAACTTCTTCGAACTCGTCGGCCACCAGATCGACGAGGTGGAACGCATCCAGCAGCGCTGCGCACAGCGGGTCAAGCGGTTCACCGCCTTCGGCACCCTAGAGCAGAGCCGCGGCGTGGCCCGCCAGCTCAACGAGGCCATCGGCGCCGCGCGCACGCTGCTCAAGGAGTCGCTGACCGACTCTCGCCTGGATATCGAGGTGCCGCTGGCCCGGCACGCCATCAGTTCGGTCGGCGCGCTCAGCTTCCGCATCAACGACCTGTCCTCGCCGAAACCGGCCGAGATCGCCCAGGGCGAAGTCGATCTGAGCACGTTCTCCTCGCTCACCACCCAGGTGGACGCACCCGCACTGACCGAAATGCTCAATTCCGCTCTGCCGGTATCCCTTCCGGACGCGTGCGCGATGCTCGACGCGCCCTACCTGGGTCATGTCATCGTGCTGTGGTCCTGGGCGCTCAAACAACCGGCCCCCGCGGTCACCGAGTCGGTGACCGTGCGCTTCCACTCGTTGGACGGGCACGACCGCGAGATGGAGGTCCCGCACCTGATGTTCACCGAACCCGTCACCGAGGTTGCTTCATGA
- a CDS encoding N-acetylglutamate synthase, CG3035 family: MPFAASRGSRVSLRYRTSEGLTDVVGHLEALTPTVIVRPKSGDDVAIDPADVVSVRELSHRPVRNSEIRALEHAAALAWPGTEQHWQDGWLLRAGSGHTSRANSAVPLLFSSSTEALSEIVSWYAGRGLRPWLALPERLLPIKAPGVKPTRVLVHDLSPTPRLPAVSLAAAPDEHWLRIYERDVPPDILTAVIDGTVTFATVGDAVGRGAVTTAPEGTRWLGVSCVRVAESARRQGLAREVFAALSAWGAEQGATRAYVQVLEDNAPARALYESLGFALHHRHRYVRADSLVLHA; the protein is encoded by the coding sequence GTGCCTTTCGCGGCATCCCGCGGCAGCAGGGTCTCCCTGCGTTACCGGACCTCCGAGGGCCTGACCGATGTGGTCGGTCATCTGGAGGCACTCACCCCCACCGTGATCGTCCGTCCGAAATCCGGGGACGACGTCGCGATCGATCCCGCCGACGTGGTGTCGGTGCGCGAGCTGTCCCACCGTCCGGTGCGCAACTCCGAGATCCGCGCGCTGGAGCACGCCGCGGCGCTGGCCTGGCCCGGCACCGAGCAGCACTGGCAAGACGGCTGGTTGTTGCGGGCCGGATCCGGTCACACCAGCCGGGCCAACTCGGCTGTCCCACTGCTGTTCTCGTCATCGACAGAGGCGCTGTCGGAGATCGTCTCCTGGTATGCCGGGCGCGGTCTGCGCCCGTGGCTGGCGCTGCCCGAACGGCTGCTGCCGATCAAGGCCCCGGGTGTGAAGCCGACCCGCGTGCTCGTCCACGATCTCTCCCCCACGCCGCGCCTGCCCGCCGTCTCGCTGGCAGCGGCTCCCGACGAGCACTGGCTGCGGATCTACGAACGTGACGTGCCGCCGGACATCCTCACCGCTGTGATCGACGGAACGGTGACCTTCGCGACCGTCGGTGACGCCGTCGGGCGGGGCGCGGTGACCACCGCACCGGAGGGCACCCGCTGGCTCGGCGTGTCGTGCGTGCGTGTCGCGGAGTCCGCCCGCAGGCAGGGATTGGCCCGCGAGGTCTTCGCCGCTCTATCGGCCTGGGGCGCCGAACAGGGCGCGACCCGGGCATATGTGCAGGTGCTCGAGGACAACGCGCCCGCCCGGGCGCTGTATGAGTCGCTGGGGTTCGCACTCCACCACCGGCATCGCTACGTGCGCGCAGATAGCCTCGTGCTCCATGCGTGA
- a CDS encoding peptide deformylase, with amino-acid sequence MAVVPIRIVGDPVLHTPTTPVPVGADGTLPAELAELIADMFDTMDAANGVGLAANQIGRTERVFVYDCADDRGKTTRRRGVVINPVLETSEVPETMPDPDDDDEGCLSVPGESFPTGRASWSRVTGLDADGTEITLEGTGLFARMLQHETGHLDGFTYLDRLIGRHARAAKRMVKSNKWGVPGLSWLPGEDPDPFGH; translated from the coding sequence GTGGCTGTCGTACCGATCCGCATCGTGGGAGATCCCGTCCTGCACACTCCGACCACGCCGGTGCCCGTTGGCGCCGACGGGACCTTACCTGCCGAGCTGGCTGAGCTCATCGCCGACATGTTCGACACGATGGACGCCGCCAACGGGGTTGGCCTGGCGGCCAACCAGATCGGGCGCACCGAACGCGTGTTCGTCTACGACTGTGCCGATGATCGCGGCAAGACCACCCGCCGGCGCGGCGTCGTGATCAACCCGGTGCTGGAGACCTCCGAGGTCCCCGAGACGATGCCCGATCCCGACGATGACGACGAGGGTTGCCTTTCGGTGCCCGGCGAGTCCTTCCCCACCGGGCGGGCGTCCTGGTCGCGGGTCACCGGCCTGGACGCCGACGGCACCGAGATCACCCTGGAGGGAACCGGGCTGTTCGCCAGGATGCTCCAGCACGAGACGGGACACCTGGACGGGTTCACCTATCTCGATCGGCTGATCGGCAGGCATGCCCGGGCGGCCAAGCGGATGGTCAAGTCCAACAAGTGGGGGGTTCCGGGGTTGAGCTGGTTGCCCGGCGAGGATCCCGACCCCTTCGGCCACTAA